A genomic region of Xanthocytophaga agilis contains the following coding sequences:
- a CDS encoding M48 family metallopeptidase, giving the protein MRKLSKFLLSLAIVGGIISCQKVPITGRSQLNFIPDSEMNAMALQAYTQFLTENKPVSNSQADMVKRVGARVQAALEKLLKERNQSNAISGFKWEYNLVDSKELNAWCMPGGKVVVYTGLLPVTQNEAGLAVVMGHEIAHAVARHGSERSSQQMVTNGLLQAGGVVVGQNPTLVNQIVLQAAGAGTQLGLLSHSRSQESEADEIGLYVAALAGYDPQESVKLWQRMAEASKGSQKPPEFLSTHPSDATRISRLQKLMPKALQYYNQSKK; this is encoded by the coding sequence ATGAGAAAACTGTCAAAATTTTTACTAAGCCTTGCAATCGTCGGAGGTATTATAAGTTGTCAGAAGGTACCTATAACTGGACGAAGCCAGTTAAACTTTATACCTGATTCTGAGATGAATGCAATGGCTCTGCAAGCCTATACACAATTTTTAACAGAGAATAAGCCTGTAAGTAACAGTCAGGCTGATATGGTGAAGAGGGTAGGGGCAAGGGTGCAAGCTGCACTGGAGAAGCTTTTGAAAGAAAGAAATCAATCAAATGCTATCTCTGGTTTTAAATGGGAATACAATCTGGTTGATAGCAAAGAACTGAATGCTTGGTGTATGCCAGGTGGTAAAGTGGTGGTTTATACCGGATTATTGCCTGTAACGCAGAATGAAGCAGGTCTGGCGGTGGTAATGGGTCACGAAATTGCTCATGCTGTGGCTCGCCATGGAAGTGAAAGGTCCAGTCAGCAGATGGTAACTAATGGATTATTACAGGCTGGAGGGGTTGTAGTAGGCCAAAATCCTACACTGGTAAATCAGATCGTTTTGCAGGCAGCTGGAGCTGGAACACAGCTTGGGTTGCTTTCACACTCCCGTAGTCAGGAGTCAGAAGCAGATGAAATCGGGTTATATGTAGCAGCACTGGCTGGATATGATCCTCAGGAGTCTGTTAAATTATGGCAGCGTATGGCAGAAGCCAGCAAGGGATCTCAAAAACCACCAGAATTTCTTTCCACACACCCTTCAGATGCAACACGTATCAGTCGTTTGCAGAAGCTGATGCCCAAGGCGTTACAATACTATAACCAAAGTAAAAAATAA
- a CDS encoding fumarylacetoacetate hydrolase family protein: MKIIAIGRNYVEHIEELKNEKPSEPVVFLKPDTALLKDNAPFYYPDFSQDVHHEVEILVKISKEGKYIEEKFAHKYYDEIGVGIDFTARDIQQKCKEKGLPWEIAKAFNGSAPVSEFVPKTNFANIRDINFSLQINGETRQQGNTGLTLFNFDYIISYVSKFFTLKKGDIIFTGTPKGVGPVKIGDKLTAFIEGEKMLEFEVK; encoded by the coding sequence ATGAAAATCATTGCTATCGGCCGAAATTATGTTGAACATATCGAAGAACTAAAAAACGAAAAACCTTCTGAACCTGTAGTTTTTTTAAAACCTGATACAGCCTTACTCAAAGATAATGCCCCTTTTTACTACCCTGATTTTTCACAAGATGTACATCATGAAGTAGAAATTTTAGTAAAGATCAGTAAAGAGGGCAAATATATTGAGGAAAAATTTGCGCACAAATATTATGACGAGATTGGTGTAGGAATAGACTTTACAGCCCGAGATATACAACAAAAATGCAAGGAGAAAGGATTACCCTGGGAAATAGCCAAAGCATTTAACGGTTCAGCTCCTGTTTCAGAATTTGTACCCAAAACAAACTTTGCTAATATCCGGGACATAAATTTTAGCCTTCAGATCAACGGAGAAACCCGTCAGCAAGGGAATACAGGTCTGACATTATTCAATTTTGATTATATTATCTCCTATGTTTCAAAATTCTTTACCTTAAAGAAAGGAGATATCATCTTTACAGGAACTCCCAAAGGCGTAGGCCCTGTAAAAATCGGAGATAAACTAACCGCTTTTATAGAAGGAGAAAAAATGCTTGAATTTGAAGTAAAATGA
- a CDS encoding M23 family metallopeptidase, with protein sequence MLTFLNTLKNRIFVKKTLYTPLSYLFSGILCLTVLSPTQAQTSYPKGYFMFPIKPGQKNLLAGNMGELRPDHFHAGLDIKTDGKEGLPVYAAADGYISRIKVTRKGYGNGLYITHPNGYVTVYGHLKQYNAIIGQYLKTHQYDQQSFEIDLLLDSTQIRVKRGEVVALSGNTGGSGGPHLHFEIRDAKDNVLNPLNFGFSEIKDNISPIISRLALRTLSIQGRVDGEYGRLEYIPQRQPNGNYIIHKPVYGFGDLGLELLANDLSDGTSNRNGISCIEVQLDNQVIFSHHLESFSFDQTQYINTHIAYEKYRLSGERYQRCYLTDGNALTTYKTDENKGRIHIMDTQPHLVKVSVWDAYQNVTRLNFTIQGNPYNPSIPAFKSATNVAQVQQQLFENTLCLWVNNPLAGAQKATFYTGKDSVQVPSAYIKKGEVVYLWDVRKALPDSVQIGNHTEPFYFKSLVPSNVNHLYEGDSISILFNESSLFDTLYLETRQQGNIYQIGRMVVPLRDYIDVRLKANVPVTQKTKTSVYLLRGRTPSYQGGIWIDNSLSFRTKDLGTFTILADTIAPVAKCIIKNREQIVCKVSDNLSGIGNYRAYINGRWLLMQYDYKTGLLWSDRPQDMPILQGDFILEVEDNVQNTIKLEMKIP encoded by the coding sequence ATGCTGACATTTTTGAATACGTTAAAAAACAGGATTTTTGTAAAAAAAACGCTTTACACTCCCCTCTCATATCTCTTTTCAGGCATTTTATGTCTGACAGTATTATCCCCTACGCAGGCACAGACATCTTACCCTAAAGGGTATTTTATGTTTCCTATAAAGCCTGGTCAGAAAAATCTGCTGGCAGGAAATATGGGAGAACTTAGACCTGATCATTTTCATGCTGGATTGGATATCAAAACGGATGGTAAAGAAGGGCTTCCTGTATATGCAGCAGCAGACGGATATATTTCCCGCATTAAGGTTACACGCAAGGGATATGGCAATGGTTTATATATCACTCATCCCAATGGATATGTTACTGTATATGGTCACCTCAAACAATACAACGCGATAATTGGTCAATACCTGAAAACACACCAGTATGATCAGCAGAGCTTTGAGATTGACCTATTGCTTGATAGTACTCAGATTCGGGTAAAAAGAGGAGAAGTAGTTGCCCTTTCCGGCAATACAGGTGGTTCAGGGGGCCCTCACCTTCATTTCGAAATCCGGGATGCAAAAGATAATGTGCTGAACCCGTTAAACTTTGGTTTTTCTGAAATTAAAGATAATATTTCGCCTATTATATCCCGTTTAGCCCTACGCACACTTTCTATACAAGGCAGAGTAGATGGAGAATATGGTCGTCTGGAATATATACCACAACGTCAACCCAATGGCAATTATATCATTCATAAACCTGTTTATGGTTTTGGAGATCTCGGTCTGGAGTTGTTAGCCAACGATCTGTCAGATGGTACATCCAATCGAAATGGCATAAGTTGTATTGAAGTACAACTGGATAATCAAGTGATTTTCTCACACCATCTGGAGTCTTTCTCTTTTGATCAGACACAATATATTAATACCCATATTGCTTACGAAAAATACCGTCTTTCAGGAGAAAGATATCAACGTTGTTATCTCACAGATGGAAATGCACTGACAACGTATAAAACAGATGAAAACAAAGGCCGTATCCATATTATGGATACCCAACCACATCTGGTTAAAGTTAGTGTATGGGATGCTTATCAGAATGTAACTCGTCTGAATTTCACCATACAGGGAAATCCTTATAATCCTTCCATACCTGCATTCAAATCTGCAACCAATGTGGCTCAGGTTCAACAACAATTATTTGAGAACACGCTTTGTCTGTGGGTAAACAACCCATTAGCAGGAGCACAGAAAGCAACATTCTATACAGGCAAAGATAGTGTACAGGTTCCTTCTGCCTATATAAAGAAAGGTGAAGTAGTTTATCTGTGGGATGTACGCAAAGCACTACCAGACTCAGTACAAATTGGCAATCACACCGAACCTTTCTATTTCAAATCACTGGTTCCTTCCAATGTGAACCATTTGTATGAAGGTGATTCAATAAGCATTCTCTTTAATGAGAGTTCCCTGTTTGATACATTATACCTGGAAACTCGCCAACAAGGCAACATTTACCAGATAGGTCGTATGGTTGTGCCTCTGCGTGATTATATTGACGTTCGTTTGAAAGCAAATGTGCCTGTAACCCAAAAGACAAAGACATCTGTGTATCTCTTACGTGGCAGAACTCCCAGCTACCAGGGAGGTATATGGATTGACAATAGCCTTAGCTTCCGCACCAAAGATCTGGGAACATTTACAATACTGGCAGATACAATTGCTCCTGTTGCCAAATGCATTATAAAAAACAGAGAACAAATTGTATGCAAAGTATCTGATAACCTTTCAGGTATAGGCAACTACAGAGCCTACATCAATGGACGCTGGTTGCTGATGCAATACGACTACAAAACAGGCCTTTTATGGTCTGACAGACCTCAGGATATGCCTATATTACAGGGCGATTTTATACTTGAAGTAGAGGATAATGTACAAAATACAATAAAATTGGAAATGAAAATTCCATAA
- the bcp gene encoding thioredoxin-dependent thiol peroxidase — translation MKLNIGDEAPDFVSKDQNGNPFKLSDYRGKKVVLYFYPKDDTSGCTAQACNLNENLSALEAAGYQVIGVSVDNEKSHKKFITKYELKFPLVADTDKQVVEQYDVWKEKSMYGRKYMGTMRTTFLIDEKGIISDIIEKVDTKNHSAQILK, via the coding sequence ATGAAACTGAACATTGGAGACGAAGCTCCTGACTTCGTGAGCAAAGACCAGAATGGCAATCCTTTCAAGCTTTCTGATTATCGGGGCAAGAAGGTAGTCCTGTACTTTTACCCCAAAGACGATACTTCAGGCTGTACAGCTCAGGCTTGTAATCTGAATGAAAATCTATCTGCACTGGAAGCAGCAGGTTATCAGGTAATTGGAGTAAGTGTAGACAACGAAAAATCACATAAAAAATTTATCACCAAATATGAGCTCAAATTTCCATTGGTAGCCGACACTGACAAACAGGTAGTTGAGCAATATGATGTATGGAAAGAAAAGAGCATGTATGGTCGCAAATATATGGGAACAATGCGTACTACCTTTTTAATTGATGAAAAAGGAATTATTAGTGATATCATTGAAAAAGTAGATACTAAGAACCACTCGGCTCAGATATTGAAGTAA
- a CDS encoding transketolase: MESVIQDSTPKTLEELKDISSQVRRDIVRMVHGVGNGHPGGALGCTEYFVALYFHLMKHNPDFQMDGIGEDLCFLSNGHISAVWYSVLARSGYFPVAELSTHRKINSRLQGHPTTHEGLPGIRMASGSLGQGLSVAVGAAQAKKLNGDNHLVYVLMGDGEQDEGQIWEAAMYAAHHKVDNLIATVDWNGQQIDGPTVKVMDLKDLPAKYRAFGWEVIILENGNDMAELIKTYEHAKTLTGKGSPVAIMMKTGMGYGVDFMMGSHKWHGVAPNDDQLAQALAQLPETLGDF, translated from the coding sequence ATGGAATCCGTGATTCAAGACTCAACACCCAAAACCCTAGAAGAATTAAAAGACATCAGCTCTCAAGTACGTCGTGATATTGTACGCATGGTACATGGAGTGGGTAATGGTCACCCAGGTGGTGCACTAGGTTGTACAGAATATTTTGTAGCGCTGTATTTCCACCTTATGAAACATAACCCTGACTTCCAGATGGATGGTATTGGAGAAGATTTATGTTTCTTATCTAATGGACATATTTCAGCTGTGTGGTATTCGGTACTGGCTCGCAGTGGATATTTCCCAGTAGCAGAATTAAGCACTCACCGCAAAATCAATTCCCGTCTGCAGGGACACCCAACTACCCACGAAGGATTACCAGGCATTCGTATGGCATCCGGATCACTGGGTCAGGGCCTGTCTGTAGCTGTAGGAGCTGCTCAGGCAAAAAAGCTAAATGGAGATAACCACCTGGTATATGTGCTGATGGGAGACGGAGAACAGGATGAAGGTCAGATCTGGGAAGCAGCCATGTATGCAGCACACCATAAAGTTGACAATCTTATTGCAACAGTTGACTGGAATGGGCAGCAAATTGACGGACCTACTGTAAAAGTAATGGATTTGAAAGATCTTCCGGCAAAATACCGTGCATTCGGATGGGAAGTAATCATTCTGGAAAACGGAAACGACATGGCAGAACTGATCAAAACATATGAGCATGCGAAAACATTAACCGGAAAAGGTTCTCCTGTGGCAATCATGATGAAAACAGGTATGGGTTATGGTGTAGACTTTATGATGGGAAGTCACAAATGGCATGGTGTTGCGCCTAATGATGACCAATTGGCTCAGGCATTGGCACAATTACCAGAAACACTGGGTGATTTTTAA
- a CDS encoding transketolase family protein: MKQFTILDKKDTRSGFGVGLLEAGRKNPNVVALCADLVGSLKMDAFIKEFPERFFQVGIAEANMMGVAAGLTIGGKIPFTGTFANFSTGRVYDQIRQSIAYSDKNVKICASHAGLTLGEDGATHQILEDLGMMRMLPGMTVINPCDFNQTKAATMAIAEHHGPVYLRFGRPVVPVFISEDTPFIIGKALMLNEGADVSIFATGHMVWKAIEAGHILAERGIDAEIINIHTIKPLDKEAILESVKKTGCAVSAEEHQLNGGLGDAIAHVLSSNYPSPLEMVAVQDTFGESGTPDELMVKYGLTSTAIVDAAERAIKRKKEVLA; this comes from the coding sequence ATGAAACAATTCACTATTCTAGATAAAAAAGATACCCGCAGTGGTTTTGGTGTAGGTTTACTGGAAGCTGGCCGGAAAAACCCAAATGTTGTTGCGTTGTGTGCTGACCTGGTTGGCTCACTAAAGATGGATGCTTTTATTAAAGAGTTTCCTGAGCGTTTTTTCCAGGTAGGTATTGCCGAGGCTAACATGATGGGTGTAGCTGCAGGGTTGACTATTGGAGGTAAAATTCCTTTTACAGGAACATTTGCCAACTTCTCTACAGGCCGTGTATATGACCAGATCCGCCAGTCTATTGCCTATTCTGACAAGAATGTAAAAATATGTGCATCTCACGCAGGTCTTACACTGGGTGAAGATGGTGCTACCCACCAGATTCTGGAAGATCTGGGCATGATGCGTATGCTACCAGGCATGACCGTAATCAACCCATGCGATTTTAACCAGACTAAGGCTGCTACAATGGCGATTGCTGAACATCATGGACCAGTTTATCTGCGTTTCGGACGTCCAGTAGTCCCTGTATTCATCTCAGAAGATACGCCATTTATCATTGGTAAAGCACTTATGCTGAACGAAGGTGCAGATGTAAGTATATTTGCCACAGGTCATATGGTATGGAAAGCAATTGAAGCAGGCCATATCCTGGCAGAACGTGGAATTGATGCCGAGATTATCAATATCCATACGATTAAGCCACTAGATAAAGAAGCGATTCTGGAATCTGTGAAGAAAACAGGTTGTGCTGTTTCAGCAGAAGAGCACCAGTTGAATGGAGGTTTGGGAGATGCAATTGCACATGTATTAAGCAGCAACTATCCTTCTCCTCTGGAAATGGTAGCCGTACAGGATACATTTGGTGAAAGTGGAACACCAGATGAACTGATGGTAAAATATGGTCTTACTTCTACAGCCATTGTAGATGCAGCAGAACGTGCTATCAAACGGAAAAAAGAAGTTCTTGCCTAA
- the ggt gene encoding gamma-glutamyltransferase, with protein sequence MKKGYFIVLLLILQQSALFAQHPKGVTAKHAMVVSAHPEASRVGVEILKKGGNAVDAAIAVQFALAVVYPVAGNIGGGGFMVYRLKDGSTGTLDYREKAPAAAFEKMYQDSAGNVIQGLSINGHLAAGVPGAVDGMAEAHKKLGTLPWKDLVQPSVDLARNGVILTEKEANSLNNAKENFIKYNTHTPYLVREKPWQKGDTLFHAALALTLERIRDLGREGFYSGETADMIVREMQTTNGIISLEDLRNYHAVWRAPMIGDYKGYKIISMPPPSSGGVALLQLLKMMENAKLRKWGWQQPNTVHWMAECERRVYADRASHLGDPDFYKVPVADLLNANYLQERLQTIQMDHATPSNEVKAGIFARNESDQTTHFSIVDAQGNAVSITTTLNGGFGSKVVVKEAGFLLNNEMDDFSAKPGVPNLYGVVGGVANAVQPGKRMLSSMTPTIIEKKGKLYMVVGTPGGSTIITSVFQNIMNVLEHKMGMQESVSAKRFHHQWLPDAIMAEKGAFSEETRKVLEAKGHKITEVNGIGRVDAILIRKKRKMEGGADPRGDDTAIGY encoded by the coding sequence ATGAAGAAAGGTTACTTTATTGTTCTCTTACTTATTCTGCAACAGAGCGCCCTCTTTGCCCAACATCCCAAAGGAGTAACAGCTAAACACGCTATGGTAGTATCTGCCCATCCGGAAGCCTCACGAGTAGGTGTAGAAATTCTGAAAAAAGGTGGTAATGCGGTAGATGCAGCTATTGCAGTACAGTTTGCCCTGGCAGTGGTATATCCAGTAGCAGGTAATATTGGTGGAGGTGGATTTATGGTCTATCGTCTCAAGGATGGTTCTACAGGAACATTGGATTATCGGGAGAAAGCCCCAGCAGCAGCCTTTGAAAAAATGTATCAGGATTCAGCAGGCAACGTTATTCAAGGGTTAAGCATTAATGGACACCTGGCAGCTGGTGTTCCAGGTGCAGTAGATGGAATGGCAGAAGCGCACAAGAAACTGGGCACACTTCCATGGAAAGACCTCGTTCAACCCTCTGTTGACCTGGCCCGCAATGGTGTAATTCTTACCGAAAAGGAAGCCAATAGTTTGAATAATGCAAAAGAAAACTTTATCAAGTATAATACGCACACTCCCTATCTGGTCAGAGAAAAGCCCTGGCAGAAAGGAGATACTTTATTTCATGCGGCTCTGGCATTAACACTGGAACGTATTCGGGACTTGGGCAGAGAAGGATTTTATAGTGGTGAAACTGCCGATATGATTGTACGGGAAATGCAGACTACGAATGGAATTATTTCTCTTGAAGATCTCAGGAACTATCATGCTGTATGGCGAGCCCCCATGATTGGCGATTACAAAGGATATAAAATTATCTCTATGCCACCTCCTTCCAGTGGCGGAGTTGCACTGCTGCAATTGCTGAAAATGATGGAAAACGCAAAATTACGTAAATGGGGATGGCAACAGCCTAATACAGTTCACTGGATGGCAGAATGTGAACGACGTGTGTATGCAGATCGAGCCTCACATTTGGGTGATCCGGACTTTTACAAAGTTCCTGTCGCCGATTTGTTAAATGCCAACTATCTCCAGGAACGATTGCAAACTATACAGATGGACCATGCGACACCTTCCAATGAAGTAAAAGCAGGTATTTTTGCCAGAAATGAAAGTGATCAAACCACCCATTTTTCCATTGTAGATGCTCAGGGCAATGCTGTTTCCATTACTACTACACTTAATGGAGGATTCGGCTCCAAAGTAGTAGTAAAAGAAGCCGGCTTTCTACTGAATAATGAAATGGATGACTTCAGTGCTAAACCGGGTGTACCTAACCTATATGGAGTAGTGGGTGGTGTTGCAAATGCCGTGCAACCGGGCAAACGGATGCTGTCTTCTATGACACCTACCATCATTGAGAAAAAAGGAAAGTTATATATGGTAGTAGGTACACCAGGAGGGTCTACTATTATCACCTCTGTATTCCAGAATATTATGAATGTGCTCGAACACAAAATGGGGATGCAGGAATCCGTGAGTGCGAAACGTTTTCACCATCAATGGTTACCCGATGCAATCATGGCCGAAAAAGGAGCGTTTAGTGAAGAGACCCGTAAAGTACTGGAAGCGAAAGGACATAAAATCACTGAAGTAAATGGTATTGGTCGTGTAGATGCGATATTAATACGAAAAAAACGCAAAATGGAAGGAGGCGCAGACCCACGCGGGGATGATACAGCTATAGGATACTAG
- a CDS encoding DUF4349 domain-containing protein: MKKYVFLAFPILLLSCSNGEGSHFEGGLSKTEEQTADLMMLPAPPEGNVSTVNFKEMEVVSDNTELAVIQKQIIKTAQVRIQVEKVKESKTIVSQLVQKAGGYLATSNESRDNASYTATFVIRVPAAKFEGLLEELLKQGIFVEQNNVTAQDVTEEFIDIQTRLKTKRALETRYLELLKQAKTMKDILELEKALQTVREEIESKEGRLKYLTNQVGYSTINLDIYEQVPYAAAPEIGFWSKLFAGAGNGWGILLQLIIGIVTLWPLWIILALGVWISRRLYIKRKLRKEAL, from the coding sequence ATGAAAAAATACGTATTTTTGGCATTCCCAATTCTCCTTCTTTCGTGTAGTAATGGAGAAGGCAGTCACTTTGAAGGTGGGCTTTCAAAAACTGAAGAACAGACTGCGGATCTTATGATGTTACCTGCTCCTCCAGAAGGTAATGTTAGTACTGTTAACTTCAAGGAGATGGAAGTCGTATCTGATAATACAGAGCTAGCTGTCATCCAAAAGCAAATTATTAAGACTGCACAGGTCCGTATACAGGTAGAAAAGGTAAAAGAGAGCAAAACAATTGTCAGCCAGTTAGTACAAAAAGCAGGCGGCTATCTGGCTACCTCAAACGAATCACGAGACAATGCGTCCTATACTGCTACATTTGTCATCCGGGTACCGGCGGCTAAATTTGAAGGACTGCTGGAAGAATTACTTAAGCAGGGCATTTTTGTAGAGCAGAACAATGTAACGGCTCAGGATGTAACAGAAGAGTTCATAGATATACAAACCCGGCTGAAAACCAAACGGGCACTGGAAACACGTTATCTGGAGTTATTGAAACAAGCCAAGACTATGAAAGATATTCTTGAACTAGAAAAAGCCCTGCAAACAGTACGTGAAGAAATTGAATCCAAGGAAGGCCGGCTTAAGTATCTCACCAATCAAGTAGGCTACAGCACAATTAATCTGGATATTTACGAGCAGGTACCTTATGCAGCGGCACCTGAGATTGGCTTCTGGAGTAAACTCTTTGCGGGTGCAGGCAATGGCTGGGGTATTCTGCTGCAACTGATCATTGGTATAGTTACATTATGGCCTCTGTGGATTATATTGGCTCTTGGAGTGTGGATCTCACGTCGCTTGTATATAAAACGTAAACTTCGCAAAGAAGCGCTATAG
- a CDS encoding Crp/Fnr family transcriptional regulator: MWDLLIVHFTQRNIQLNEEQIALIRSAFHYRKFRKHQYILQQGDIARYDTFVIKGILKTYLVDEKGQEHIIKFSPEDWWANDLYSFHTEQPTSYTIDCLEDSEVLQITRKELEELIERIPQLHQYYHITYRNSIIAYNRRIASALCNTALERYQEFIARYPQIEQRVSNHLIASYLGITPQSLSRLRKQISQLQKINIG, translated from the coding sequence ATGTGGGATTTACTGATTGTACACTTTACCCAAAGAAATATTCAACTCAATGAAGAGCAAATAGCACTGATACGATCTGCCTTCCATTACAGAAAATTTCGGAAACATCAATATATTCTTCAACAAGGTGATATTGCAAGATATGACACATTTGTAATCAAAGGCATACTCAAAACGTATCTGGTAGATGAGAAAGGACAGGAACATATTATAAAATTCAGTCCCGAAGACTGGTGGGCCAATGATCTATATAGCTTTCATACCGAGCAGCCTACCAGCTATACTATAGATTGTCTGGAAGACAGTGAAGTATTACAGATTACCCGAAAAGAGCTGGAAGAACTGATTGAAAGAATTCCTCAATTGCATCAATATTACCACATTACATACAGAAACTCTATCATCGCCTACAATCGTCGGATAGCCTCTGCATTGTGCAATACTGCACTGGAGCGTTATCAGGAGTTTATTGCTCGATATCCGCAGATTGAGCAGCGGGTTTCCAATCATCTTATTGCTTCCTATCTGGGTATTACGCCACAAAGCCTGAGTCGCCTGCGAAAACAAATTTCACAACTTCAGAAGATTAACATAGGGTAA
- a CDS encoding PhzF family phenazine biosynthesis protein: MQVEVHIVNAFTQQGKGGNPAAIVLDADNLSISQKQEIAAKAGLSETAFVSSSSIADIKLEFFTPTRQIAHCGHATIATFAYLKQRGTITQVTQATKETIDGIRQIRFLQDAVYMEQKAPHYTFPEANDLPIIYQSLGLSQYYTLKPALVNTGNTFLILEAPEISVLQHIVPNFEKIAAISEKYNLVGYYVFAKSQQAGIDATTRMFAPLYGIEEESATGMAAGPLAAFLYHSGRRRKEYMIEQGRYMKQPSPSLIHINLDIKDDQIQLLYAGGQATLVEKYTIEI; encoded by the coding sequence ATGCAAGTTGAAGTACATATTGTCAATGCGTTTACCCAGCAAGGTAAAGGTGGAAATCCTGCAGCCATTGTATTAGATGCAGATAATCTTTCCATTAGCCAGAAACAGGAAATTGCTGCCAAAGCAGGACTTTCTGAGACTGCATTTGTCAGTTCATCCAGCATAGCCGATATCAAGCTGGAGTTCTTTACTCCTACCCGGCAAATAGCCCATTGTGGACATGCCACAATTGCAACCTTTGCTTATCTTAAACAACGGGGGACCATCACACAGGTTACGCAAGCCACTAAGGAAACCATAGATGGTATCCGTCAAATACGATTTCTTCAGGATGCTGTATATATGGAACAAAAAGCGCCGCACTATACTTTTCCGGAAGCAAATGATCTGCCTATTATTTATCAATCGCTGGGGTTATCTCAATACTATACTTTGAAACCTGCGTTAGTGAATACAGGTAATACTTTTCTTATACTGGAAGCGCCTGAGATTTCTGTATTGCAACATATTGTACCCAATTTTGAGAAAATTGCAGCTATTTCTGAAAAATATAACTTAGTTGGATATTATGTATTTGCTAAAAGTCAACAAGCAGGTATAGATGCGACTACACGAATGTTTGCTCCACTGTATGGAATAGAAGAAGAGTCAGCTACAGGTATGGCAGCGGGTCCACTTGCAGCATTTCTATATCACTCAGGCAGGCGCAGAAAAGAATATATGATTGAACAGGGACGATACATGAAACAACCTTCTCCCAGTCTGATTCATATCAACCTTGATATAAAGGATGATCAGATACAATTATTGTATGCGGGTGGTCAGGCGACGTTGGTCGAAAAATATACAATAGAGATCTGA
- the folB gene encoding dihydroneopterin aldolase gives MGIIALEGMEFFAYHGFYEEERKVGNRFIVDLAVTLDLTQPAQTDKLSQTVNYEVLYNIVKEEMEIQSHLLENMAGRVLDKIYHKYPHIESVTVSIAKQNPPVGGVCRQSKITLTR, from the coding sequence TTGGGCATTATTGCTTTAGAAGGAATGGAATTTTTTGCCTACCACGGCTTCTATGAAGAAGAACGTAAAGTAGGCAATCGTTTTATTGTAGACCTGGCTGTAACACTGGATCTGACCCAACCTGCACAAACAGATAAACTGAGCCAGACTGTAAACTACGAAGTGCTTTATAACATTGTAAAAGAGGAGATGGAAATACAATCTCATTTATTGGAGAATATGGCAGGGCGGGTATTAGACAAAATCTATCATAAGTATCCTCATATAGAATCTGTTACTGTAAGTATTGCCAAACAAAATCCTCCTGTAGGCGGTGTATGTCGTCAGTCTAAAATTACCCTGACACGATAG